A genomic region of Fundidesulfovibrio terrae contains the following coding sequences:
- the ptsP gene encoding phosphoenolpyruvate--protein phosphotransferase, whose protein sequence is MALATISGIPISAGIAIGKAYFINRSNFGQVPRQTLADDMVDAEAQRLRDAFAEAKAELGAIRDRVPAELKDHALIIDSHLMIMSDPKLQGSALNHLTQLRINAEWALEKAVSDLEEAFNALDDPYFRERAQDVRLVADRVRALLMGRKVDFKALGSRAVLMAHDLTPADTVELQVDKIMGFATVQGGKTSHAGILAKSLGIPAVVGAAGIEETVQDGNLVVVDGLKGMVVVEPDEDELARYGDLKYQFESYRAGIIKNCHLPGETIDGYRVKVKANIELYEEVAQVIDNGGDGIGLFRTEYTYLNRTSLPTEEELLEHYRDLADILSPRPVILRTLDLGADKFMAHFGRLEEQNPAMGLRAIRFCLRNRELFRTQLRAILRASVVGNISIMFPMISGLKELRQSVNLLRQCQAELSREGLPYHPEMPVGMMVELPSAVMTAEIMAREVDFFSIGTNDLIQYSLGIDRTNRHVSYLYQPLHPAVVRSIKHVVDAAHQAGIECNLCGEMASDPFCVPILMGMQMDALSLNPQTIPGIKHLIRQATMDDCKKLLKQVLDSPTVARTNQLVRETIFEKFPDQLAFFYSLLDSEEGPSQ, encoded by the coding sequence ATGGCCTTAGCCACCATTTCAGGCATCCCCATCTCAGCCGGCATCGCCATCGGCAAAGCCTACTTCATCAACCGATCCAATTTCGGGCAGGTGCCGCGCCAGACCCTGGCCGACGACATGGTGGACGCCGAGGCCCAGCGCCTGCGCGACGCCTTCGCCGAGGCCAAGGCCGAACTGGGCGCCATCCGCGACCGCGTGCCCGCGGAACTCAAGGACCACGCCCTGATCATCGACTCCCACCTGATGATCATGAGCGACCCCAAGCTCCAGGGCTCGGCCCTGAACCACCTCACGCAGCTTCGCATCAACGCCGAATGGGCATTGGAAAAGGCCGTTTCCGACCTTGAGGAAGCCTTCAACGCCCTGGACGACCCCTATTTCCGCGAGCGCGCCCAGGACGTGCGCCTGGTGGCCGACCGCGTGCGTGCCCTGCTCATGGGCCGCAAAGTGGACTTCAAGGCCCTGGGCAGCCGGGCCGTGCTCATGGCCCACGACCTCACCCCCGCCGACACCGTGGAACTCCAGGTGGACAAGATCATGGGATTCGCCACCGTCCAGGGAGGCAAGACCTCCCACGCGGGCATCCTGGCCAAGTCGCTGGGCATCCCGGCCGTGGTCGGCGCGGCGGGAATCGAGGAGACCGTGCAGGACGGCAACCTGGTGGTGGTGGACGGGCTCAAGGGCATGGTCGTGGTCGAGCCCGACGAGGACGAACTGGCCCGCTACGGCGACCTCAAGTACCAGTTCGAGTCCTACCGCGCGGGCATCATCAAGAACTGCCACCTGCCCGGCGAAACTATTGACGGCTACCGGGTCAAGGTGAAGGCCAACATCGAGCTCTACGAGGAAGTGGCCCAGGTCATCGACAACGGCGGCGACGGCATCGGCCTGTTCCGCACCGAATACACCTATCTCAACCGCACCAGCCTGCCCACGGAAGAGGAACTGCTGGAGCACTACCGCGACCTGGCGGACATCCTCTCCCCCAGGCCGGTGATCCTGCGCACGCTCGACCTGGGCGCGGACAAGTTCATGGCCCACTTCGGCCGCCTGGAGGAGCAGAACCCGGCCATGGGGCTTCGGGCCATCCGCTTCTGCCTGCGCAACCGCGAGCTCTTCCGCACCCAGCTGCGGGCCATCCTGCGCGCCTCGGTGGTGGGAAACATCTCCATCATGTTCCCCATGATCTCGGGACTGAAAGAGCTGCGCCAGTCCGTGAACCTGCTGCGCCAGTGCCAGGCCGAACTCTCGCGCGAGGGACTGCCCTACCATCCCGAGATGCCCGTAGGCATGATGGTGGAGCTGCCGTCGGCGGTCATGACCGCCGAGATCATGGCCCGCGAGGTGGACTTCTTCTCCATCGGCACCAACGACCTCATCCAGTACAGCCTGGGCATCGACCGCACCAACCGGCACGTGTCGTATCTGTACCAGCCGCTGCACCCGGCCGTGGTGCGCTCCATCAAGCACGTGGTGGACGCCGCCCACCAGGCCGGCATCGAATGCAACCTCTGCGGCGAGATGGCCTCGGACCCGTTCTGCGTGCCCATCCTCATGGGCATGCAGATGGACGCCCTCAGCCTGAACCCCCAGACCATCCCGGGGATCAAGCATCTCATCCGCCAGGCCACCATGGACGACTGCAAGAAACTGCTCAAGCAGGTGCTGGACAGCCCCACCGTGGCCCGCACCAACCAGCTCGTGCGCGAAACCATCTTCGAAAAATTCCCGGACCAGCTGGCGTTCTTCTATTCGCTGCTGGATTCCGAGGAGGGACC
- a CDS encoding HPr family phosphocarrier protein, which yields MPETISSCENEPECGGESVRIVCVLNEQGLHARPAARLAQTAQKFDASITIAMGSQSVDAKSILDILTLAAGHGANLELRAKGCDAGTALETLADLFKKRFQ from the coding sequence ATGCCCGAAACGATATCCTCCTGCGAAAACGAACCCGAGTGCGGCGGCGAGAGCGTCCGGATCGTGTGCGTCCTCAACGAACAGGGACTGCACGCGCGCCCGGCCGCGCGCCTGGCCCAGACCGCACAGAAGTTCGACGCATCCATCACCATCGCCATGGGCAGCCAGTCCGTGGACGCCAAATCCATCCTGGACATCCTGACCTTGGCGGCCGGACACGGGGCCAACCTGGAGCTGCGGGCCAAAGGCTGCGACGCCGGTACGGCCCTGGAGACCCTGGCGGACCTGTTCAAAAAACGTTTCCAGTAA
- a CDS encoding PTS system mannose/fructose/sorbose family transporter subunit IID, with protein sequence MSTPGALNAKILIRTYLRCYFVGAAFTTRGLQTIGLALAMEPGLAALYPDPADRRQAWKRYLKIYNTHPFWTPFLVGIFLALESRIARRQFPDSMLDQVKSTVVFTLSAVGDSFFGGSLTVFWALCTACLLTAGQAWAAFGLGLTLFVALNAFKIGTFVLGYRQGFAALTSIRSWDLVNWGRRLKVLNAALLVVLWAQVWPRDMDPLAWAAGVAVVLGLAYASGRLRCNRELLVGLALAAGLFFLWIRL encoded by the coding sequence ATGAGCACCCCAGGCGCACTCAACGCGAAAATTCTCATCCGGACCTACCTGCGCTGTTATTTCGTGGGAGCGGCCTTCACCACGCGCGGCCTGCAGACCATCGGCCTGGCCCTGGCCATGGAGCCCGGCCTGGCGGCGCTCTACCCCGATCCGGCCGACCGCCGCCAGGCGTGGAAGCGTTATCTCAAGATCTACAACACGCACCCCTTCTGGACCCCCTTCCTGGTGGGGATATTCCTGGCCCTGGAATCGCGCATCGCCCGCAGGCAGTTTCCCGACTCCATGCTGGACCAAGTCAAGAGCACGGTTGTCTTCACCCTGTCCGCCGTTGGCGACTCCTTTTTCGGCGGCAGCCTCACCGTGTTCTGGGCCCTGTGCACCGCCTGCCTGCTCACGGCCGGGCAGGCGTGGGCGGCCTTCGGGCTGGGGCTCACGCTGTTCGTCGCCCTGAACGCGTTCAAGATCGGCACCTTCGTGCTGGGCTACCGCCAGGGCTTCGCCGCACTCACGAGCATCCGCAGCTGGGACCTGGTCAACTGGGGGCGCAGGCTCAAGGTGCTCAACGCGGCGCTTCTCGTGGTGCTCTGGGCCCAGGTGTGGCCCCGCGACATGGACCCCCTGGCCTGGGCTGCGGGCGTGGCGGTGGTGCTTGGATTGGCCTACGCATCCGGCAGGCTGCGCTGCAACAGAGAGCTCCTGGTGGGACTCGCCCTGGCGGCAGGTTTGTTTTTTCTCTGGATTCGATTATAA
- a CDS encoding ABC transporter permease gives MSMLDNLSWRLWRVWARNLMVYMRTWKVNFIPPLAEPALYILAFGAGLGGMVGSVTVDGQAVSYTAYIAPGLVAASVMWQSFYENTYASFVRMYYQKTFDAMLATPLSLEDVITAEILWGATKAAGGTLLMGAVIAACGLIRLPEALWLLPLAALGGLAFGSVAMWMTGITPTIDMFNLPIFLFITPMFLFSGAFFPVDGLPAWASGLAMGLPLYHLTQACRAVSMGRIGSGIIWNVLYLAGFALVFYPLAIGAMRKRLIK, from the coding sequence ATGAGCATGCTGGACAACCTCTCCTGGCGCCTGTGGCGGGTCTGGGCGCGCAACCTGATGGTGTACATGCGCACCTGGAAGGTGAACTTCATCCCGCCCCTGGCCGAACCCGCCCTGTACATCCTGGCCTTCGGCGCGGGACTGGGCGGCATGGTGGGCAGCGTCACCGTGGACGGCCAGGCCGTCAGCTACACGGCCTACATCGCCCCGGGCTTGGTGGCCGCGTCGGTAATGTGGCAGAGCTTCTACGAGAACACCTACGCCTCGTTCGTAAGAATGTATTATCAAAAGACTTTTGACGCCATGCTGGCCACGCCGCTCTCCCTGGAGGACGTCATCACGGCGGAAATCCTGTGGGGGGCCACCAAGGCCGCGGGCGGCACGCTGCTCATGGGGGCGGTGATCGCGGCCTGCGGCCTGATCCGTCTGCCCGAGGCGCTGTGGCTTTTGCCGCTGGCTGCCCTGGGCGGGCTGGCCTTCGGCAGCGTGGCCATGTGGATGACCGGCATCACGCCCACCATCGACATGTTCAACCTGCCGATATTTCTGTTCATCACCCCGATGTTTCTGTTCTCGGGCGCGTTCTTCCCGGTGGACGGCCTCCCGGCCTGGGCCTCGGGGTTGGCCATGGGGCTGCCCCTCTACCACCTCACCCAGGCCTGCCGGGCGGTGAGCATGGGCAGGATCGGCTCCGGGATTATCTGGAACGTGCTGTATCTGGCTGGATTCGCGCTCGTGTTCTATCCGCTGGCCATCGGGGCCATGAGGAAGAGGCTGATCAAGTAG
- a CDS encoding ABC transporter ATP-binding protein — MDAVIEAVGLRKTFGDFTAVDGLDMRVARGQVYGLLGPNGAGKTSTIRMIYGFSPKTGGELRVFGLDVATRWRDIRARIGVCQQDNALDPDLTVEQNIWAFAGYFAIPRQEARRRAEELLGFFALESKTAADVRDLSGGMARRLMLARSLVNHPELLILDEPTTGLDPQSRHQLWDRLRDLRERGLTILITTHYMEEAATLCDELLIMDNGRGLVRGTPAELIGSHAGRAVLELVDPAQEARDKACSSGLDTEDFGRRMLVFADSFDELEAFRQTLPPGQYVARPSSLEDVFLRLTGRELRE, encoded by the coding sequence ATGGACGCAGTGATCGAGGCCGTAGGGCTTCGCAAGACTTTCGGGGATTTCACCGCCGTGGACGGCCTGGACATGCGCGTCGCGCGCGGCCAGGTCTACGGACTGCTCGGCCCCAACGGGGCGGGCAAGACCTCCACCATCCGCATGATCTACGGGTTCTCCCCCAAAACCGGCGGGGAACTTCGGGTGTTCGGGCTGGACGTGGCCACCCGTTGGCGCGACATCCGCGCCCGCATCGGTGTCTGCCAGCAGGACAACGCCCTGGACCCGGACCTCACCGTGGAGCAGAATATCTGGGCCTTCGCGGGCTATTTCGCCATCCCCCGGCAGGAGGCCAGGCGCCGCGCCGAGGAACTGCTCGGCTTCTTCGCCCTGGAATCCAAGACCGCCGCCGACGTGCGCGACCTCTCGGGGGGCATGGCCCGAAGGCTCATGCTGGCCCGTTCGCTGGTGAACCATCCGGAGCTGCTCATCCTGGACGAACCCACCACCGGGCTCGATCCCCAGTCCCGCCACCAGCTCTGGGACCGGCTGCGCGACCTGCGCGAACGCGGACTGACCATCCTCATCACCACCCACTACATGGAAGAGGCGGCCACCCTCTGCGACGAGCTGCTCATCATGGACAACGGGCGAGGACTGGTGCGCGGCACCCCGGCCGAACTCATCGGCTCCCATGCGGGGCGGGCCGTGCTGGAACTGGTGGACCCGGCCCAGGAAGCCCGCGACAAGGCCTGCTCCTCCGGGCTCGACACCGAAGATTTCGGACGCAGGATGCTGGTGTTCGCCGATTCCTTCGACGAGCTGGAGGCCTTCCGGCAGACCTTGCCGCCGGGGCAATACGTGGCCAGGCCTTCGTCGCTTGAGGACGTGTTCCTGCGCCTTACCGGCAGGGAGCTGCGCGAATGA
- a CDS encoding chemotaxis protein CheD, with the protein MKDILKLNPQIQSVYLKVSEGGLYVAPTLVQTVLGSCLGASFHAPARAMGAFFHAFLPRLAEYPQFEGESVFKFVDTAFDHVFTAFARKGIHAADLTVSLMGGANGLVGDSAGVGARNIEAAYEALEKYHVKPVFVDTGGAKGRKVFFLSGTGELKITKLSGTTGLQNVPPGAMRRKV; encoded by the coding sequence ATGAAGGACATCCTCAAGCTCAATCCGCAGATTCAGAGCGTGTATCTCAAGGTATCTGAAGGCGGACTGTACGTTGCGCCCACCCTGGTGCAGACGGTTTTGGGGTCTTGTCTGGGGGCCTCCTTCCATGCTCCCGCCAGGGCCATGGGGGCCTTCTTCCACGCCTTCCTGCCCCGGCTGGCCGAGTATCCGCAGTTCGAGGGGGAGAGCGTCTTCAAGTTCGTGGATACGGCCTTCGACCATGTCTTCACGGCCTTCGCCCGCAAGGGGATTCACGCGGCCGACCTGACGGTCAGCCTGATGGGCGGCGCCAATGGGTTGGTGGGCGACTCGGCGGGCGTCGGGGCCAGGAATATCGAGGCTGCCTACGAGGCCTTGGAAAAATACCACGTCAAGCCGGTTTTCGTGGACACCGGAGGGGCCAAGGGGCGCAAGGTGTTCTTCCTGTCCGGCACGGGCGAACTCAAGATCACCAAGCTCTCGGGCACCACGGGGCTGCAGAATGTCCCGCCCGGTGCGATGCGCCGAAAGGTCTGA
- a CDS encoding efflux RND transporter periplasmic adaptor subunit, which produces MRPHSSGSPPIFSHPRRYEPVRPGQPDLAAALARAVIAFLCLACASCGDREEQAVSAGPRVLEWAEAGPGDVLRVVEAQGVVRARDNAFIRVGSRIAGQILKMHVRTGDVVRAGQLLVELDDRELQTQRRQAVAKLESARNELARAEAEVVPRLEAARAALSADQGRSEYAGRLNQKRQALREKGYVAQNDVDASRRDASTAEQSVTQDKAALSRVANETLHDRESARKAVDQASAALAQVDAYISMTRIQSPIDGIVGQVLTQEGEQVVAELEAVKILTVIDPRFLELWIYVNEADAAGIRPGMQVRFFQPSSPGRMLSGQVERVSPSPETVYRVLYYPAIATVEPDAWLYLRPEMNMQCFVLTDSLPGVLSVPNEAVVSKGGRRVVYVDDGRGGAREVRPEFGPRGGSRTQVLSGLSAGQKVAVKFAAKEGR; this is translated from the coding sequence TTGAGGCCGCATTCTTCCGGGAGTCCCCCCATTTTCAGCCATCCCCGCCGATACGAGCCCGTCCGTCCGGGCCAGCCTGACCTCGCCGCCGCCCTGGCGCGCGCCGTCATCGCCTTTTTGTGTCTTGCCTGTGCGTCCTGCGGCGACCGGGAAGAGCAGGCCGTTTCGGCCGGACCGCGCGTGCTGGAGTGGGCCGAAGCCGGGCCCGGAGACGTGCTCCGGGTGGTGGAGGCGCAGGGGGTGGTCCGGGCCAGGGACAACGCCTTCATCCGTGTGGGCAGCCGCATAGCGGGGCAGATCCTCAAGATGCACGTGCGCACCGGCGACGTGGTGCGAGCCGGACAATTGCTGGTCGAGCTCGACGACCGCGAGCTCCAGACGCAGCGCCGCCAGGCCGTGGCCAAGCTTGAATCCGCCCGGAACGAGCTGGCCAGGGCCGAGGCCGAGGTGGTCCCGCGCCTGGAGGCGGCCCGGGCTGCGCTGTCCGCCGACCAGGGACGCAGCGAATACGCCGGGCGGCTGAATCAGAAACGCCAAGCATTGCGCGAGAAGGGCTACGTTGCCCAGAACGACGTGGACGCCTCGCGTCGGGACGCCTCGACCGCCGAGCAGTCCGTCACCCAGGACAAGGCCGCGTTGTCCCGCGTCGCCAATGAGACCCTGCACGACCGGGAAAGCGCCCGGAAGGCCGTGGACCAGGCCTCGGCCGCCCTGGCCCAGGTGGACGCCTACATTTCCATGACCCGCATCCAGAGCCCCATCGACGGTATCGTGGGACAGGTGCTGACCCAGGAAGGCGAGCAGGTGGTGGCCGAACTGGAGGCGGTGAAGATTCTGACGGTCATCGATCCCCGCTTCCTCGAATTGTGGATATACGTGAATGAGGCGGACGCGGCGGGGATCAGGCCGGGCATGCAGGTCCGCTTCTTCCAGCCGTCGAGCCCCGGGCGGATGCTCTCGGGCCAGGTCGAGCGCGTCTCCCCCTCGCCGGAGACCGTCTACCGGGTGCTCTACTATCCGGCCATCGCCACGGTGGAACCGGATGCCTGGCTGTACCTGCGCCCGGAGATGAACATGCAGTGCTTCGTGCTCACGGACAGCCTCCCAGGCGTGCTGTCGGTGCCCAACGAGGCGGTGGTGTCCAAGGGCGGCAGGCGCGTGGTCTACGTGGACGACGGGCGCGGCGGGGCCAGGGAGGTCCGGCCCGAGTTCGGTCCGCGTGGAGGAAGCCGCACCCAGGTGCTCTCGGGGCTTTCGGCCGGACAAAAGGTGGCCGTGAAATTCGCGGCCAAGGAGGGGCGATGA
- a CDS encoding DUF3426 domain-containing protein, with protein sequence MRLRKPILLLLAAVLSIAALYALFRERPVPPPASPEFTLKELKGYGVENRHTGPLYVIEGTVANDMAAPRCRIQIKVSLLDANGQELAQALTEAGPSVSISELKFLGWDELTAKLAPDVSDPCRATLVAPGGETAFMAVFRKPPAGAATYSAVATGSQAPAPSAK encoded by the coding sequence ATGAGACTGCGCAAACCGATCCTTCTTCTGCTGGCGGCGGTGCTCTCGATCGCGGCCTTGTACGCGCTTTTCCGGGAACGCCCGGTCCCCCCCCCTGCCTCGCCGGAATTCACCCTCAAGGAGCTGAAGGGCTACGGCGTGGAAAACCGCCACACCGGTCCCCTCTACGTCATCGAGGGGACCGTGGCCAACGACATGGCCGCTCCCCGGTGCCGGATTCAAATCAAGGTCTCCCTGCTGGACGCAAACGGCCAGGAACTGGCACAAGCGCTCACCGAGGCCGGACCGTCCGTCTCGATCTCGGAACTGAAATTTTTGGGCTGGGACGAGCTGACGGCGAAACTGGCTCCCGATGTTTCCGACCCCTGCCGGGCTACCCTGGTGGCTCCCGGCGGCGAGACCGCGTTCATGGCCGTATTCCGCAAACCGCCCGCCGGGGCGGCCACCTACTCCGCGGTGGCCACCGGCTCACAGGCTCCGGCCCCAAGCGCAAAGTAA
- a CDS encoding formate dehydrogenase accessory protein FdhE has protein sequence MFESMEREDKLAARKFADLRKKPHIPAQLVDLVEQVRSIQSQARGQAVVPTVFAGPGSGLASVDQVIQGAPLLARERFSYDAAQAGQLFGRFQELLSGMGGPMAQSAGIVREEGETLMRAAFDAFMANDSSVFVEFAKRTPNAPRALSFLAQSSLTPSITALAESLSASLPKDRTWDQGTCPICGSLAFHSVLSGKEGVRVNCCSFCRAAYRTVRLQCPYCEERDAAKLPYFTADEEPGYRVDACLSCQGYIKTTDFREFDRPSLPALDDLESMSLDILAMKRGFTRPTASAWGF, from the coding sequence ATGTTCGAATCCATGGAACGCGAGGACAAGCTGGCCGCGCGCAAGTTCGCGGACCTGCGCAAGAAGCCCCACATCCCGGCCCAGCTCGTCGATCTGGTGGAGCAGGTGAGGAGCATCCAGAGCCAGGCCAGGGGGCAGGCGGTGGTGCCGACCGTGTTCGCGGGGCCCGGGTCCGGGCTTGCCTCCGTGGACCAGGTGATCCAGGGTGCGCCGCTTCTGGCGCGCGAGCGCTTCAGTTACGACGCGGCCCAGGCCGGGCAGCTTTTCGGTCGCTTCCAGGAACTCCTTTCGGGCATGGGCGGCCCCATGGCCCAGTCGGCCGGAATCGTTCGCGAGGAGGGCGAAACCCTCATGCGTGCGGCCTTCGACGCTTTCATGGCCAACGACTCCTCCGTGTTCGTGGAGTTCGCCAAGCGTACCCCGAACGCTCCCAGGGCGCTGTCCTTCCTGGCTCAGTCCAGCCTGACCCCGTCCATCACGGCCCTGGCCGAGAGCCTTTCCGCATCCCTGCCCAAGGACCGGACCTGGGACCAGGGGACCTGCCCCATCTGCGGCAGCCTGGCCTTTCATTCGGTGCTCTCAGGCAAGGAGGGCGTGCGGGTGAACTGCTGCTCGTTCTGCCGGGCGGCCTACCGCACCGTGCGGCTGCAGTGCCCCTACTGTGAGGAGCGCGACGCTGCCAAGCTGCCGTACTTCACCGCCGACGAAGAGCCGGGCTACCGGGTGGACGCCTGCCTGAGCTGCCAGGGCTACATCAAGACCACCGACTTCCGGGAGTTCGACCGTCCGAGCCTGCCGGCCCTGGACGACCTGGAATCCATGTCCCTGGACATCCTGGCCATGAAGCGGGGCTTCACCCGGCCCACGGCCTCCGCCTGGGGGTTCTAG
- a CDS encoding transposase, giving the protein MDAPITDAEESQAREQIASLCRDIGGDGCPRCRGEKVYRLGSGRMRCKACGYTFHELTGRFMGVGGLGCAQWLRLIRLFADEIAVKECAQAMGVAYNTVYKAYDALRQAIVCRAIDAGQIRQALKDQAAGARPPVFGIMARGDWVFVDLVPDVDAADLTIFKMHFRLKTSRVGSVVYTGPIRGYLGLVSCGGPQWLTPALKARDSALPLDEDGGFWPYLKSRLERLQGVSAEKFPLYLKELEYRWNHRGQDLAGLLARVGLGFMPQNGEACCRS; this is encoded by the coding sequence ATGGACGCCCCGATCACCGATGCCGAAGAATCGCAGGCCAGAGAGCAGATCGCCTCCCTGTGCCGGGACATAGGGGGCGACGGGTGTCCGCGCTGCCGGGGCGAGAAGGTCTACCGCCTGGGATCGGGGCGCATGCGCTGCAAGGCGTGCGGCTACACCTTCCATGAGTTGACCGGGCGCTTCATGGGCGTGGGCGGGCTTGGCTGCGCCCAGTGGCTCAGGCTCATCCGGCTGTTCGCGGACGAGATCGCGGTCAAGGAGTGCGCCCAGGCCATGGGCGTGGCCTACAACACCGTCTACAAGGCCTACGACGCCCTGCGCCAGGCCATCGTGTGCCGGGCCATCGACGCCGGGCAGATCAGGCAGGCCCTCAAGGACCAGGCCGCCGGAGCCAGGCCGCCGGTGTTCGGCATCATGGCGCGCGGGGACTGGGTATTCGTGGACCTTGTGCCCGACGTGGACGCCGCGGACCTGACGATCTTCAAAATGCACTTCCGCCTGAAGACCTCGCGGGTGGGTTCGGTGGTGTATACCGGCCCCATCCGGGGGTATCTGGGGCTTGTGAGCTGCGGCGGCCCGCAGTGGCTGACGCCCGCGCTCAAGGCCCGGGATTCGGCGCTTCCCCTGGACGAGGACGGCGGGTTCTGGCCCTACTTGAAATCCCGCCTGGAGCGGCTCCAGGGCGTGTCGGCCGAGAAGTTCCCCTTGTACCTGAAAGAGCTGGAATACCGCTGGAACCATCGCGGGCAGGACCTTGCCGGCCTTCTCGCCCGGGTGGGCCTGGGGTTCATGCCGCAAAACGGCGAGGCCTGCTGCCGGTCCTAG
- a CDS encoding RNA recognition motif domain-containing protein, which produces MLTNIYVGNLPFSATDEQVRQMFEAYGQVNSVKLINDRETGRPRGFGFVEMEEAGAKEAIQALNGADCGGRTMKVNEARPRERRPARW; this is translated from the coding sequence ATGTTGACGAACATTTACGTCGGGAATCTACCTTTCAGCGCCACCGATGAACAGGTGCGCCAGATGTTCGAGGCCTACGGCCAGGTCAACTCCGTGAAGCTCATCAATGACCGTGAAACCGGCCGTCCCCGCGGCTTTGGCTTCGTGGAGATGGAAGAGGCAGGCGCCAAGGAGGCCATTCAGGCCTTGAACGGCGCGGACTGCGGCGGCCGTACCATGAAGGTGAACGAAGCCCGCCCCCGCGAACGCCGCCCCGCCCGCTGGTAG
- a CDS encoding response regulator, with protein MTDVLVIDDERPTLAMFELLLQAMGYKPKAADSGERGLELFEQGDFPIVLTDIKMRGLGGMEVLSRIKASRPETEVIVITGHGDVELALAALNLKAADFIDKPISQEALASALRRAEGRISRRADSKPVTVLRDADGVTVLDIAGNLSTDLDQLAEDIDAARPQAGLLITVSECASINGAGIEGLSRIIKEQTARGGASAIACKPENFRRVFEAAGLTALASLHESEEDGLKFLLAKKA; from the coding sequence ATGACGGATGTCCTGGTCATCGATGACGAGCGGCCCACCCTGGCCATGTTCGAACTGTTGCTGCAGGCCATGGGCTACAAGCCCAAGGCCGCCGATTCCGGCGAGCGCGGCCTGGAACTCTTCGAGCAGGGTGATTTCCCCATCGTGCTCACGGACATCAAGATGCGCGGCCTGGGCGGCATGGAGGTGCTCTCGCGCATCAAGGCCAGCCGCCCCGAGACCGAAGTGATCGTCATCACCGGACACGGCGACGTGGAGCTGGCCCTGGCCGCGCTCAACCTCAAGGCCGCCGACTTCATCGACAAGCCGATCTCCCAGGAGGCCTTGGCCAGCGCCCTGCGCCGAGCCGAAGGACGCATCAGCCGCCGGGCGGACTCCAAGCCCGTCACCGTGCTGCGCGACGCCGACGGCGTCACGGTGCTGGACATCGCTGGCAACCTCTCGACCGACCTGGACCAGTTGGCCGAGGACATCGACGCCGCGCGCCCGCAGGCCGGGCTTCTGATCACCGTGTCGGAATGCGCCTCCATCAACGGAGCGGGCATCGAGGGCCTTTCTCGGATCATCAAGGAGCAGACGGCCAGGGGCGGGGCCTCGGCCATCGCCTGCAAGCCGGAGAACTTCCGCAGGGTTTTCGAGGCGGCCGGGCTCACCGCCCTGGCCTCCCTGCACGAGAGCGAAGAGGACGGACTCAAGTTCCTGCTGGCCAAAAAGGCTTGA